A genomic region of Lycorma delicatula isolate Av1 chromosome 4, ASM4794821v1, whole genome shotgun sequence contains the following coding sequences:
- the LOC142323715 gene encoding uncharacterized protein LOC142323715 isoform X2 produces the protein MILIFLILTWFSSVNSIPEEIVPTAVSNVAMYILQNRTDSINVTEIVEPAETNTTFDVDDNYENEGKTTQNDNWDCAEDEIEKKQNLILMNGMMKIGEEEISKQSQNKIKETILVLGDAGAGKTTFVQFMAGDNTKLISKEIGLESGQFMIEDGLKIGTSATESLTLYPEQVVDNSGYSFTDTPGFSDTRSPAHEVVATYTMKKYLNNIENIKIVLLITYSSVVQTLYKDHFLNLLRNLNTFINDTDLYVNNIVLIATKVPNMYKVTSTGATLISDKTVIQNIKEYMSEVKRSLLNKILNSQDSKEERFALNAIKIINCLHETDENGNYKKINIFRQPAESGVISELESCQENKKSLQKTVFNINYTKISTDNIGYTLSHGAKNYLHCLLWYINEDISEMSSYIFQSIKNYYKTQIDSFDDIFELYTYTDNVYKKVKLIKNYLKESNDYKHYTTLIEEFIINENITFQNTEKNTTFEINEYISNVQQFTNIKPILSTIKWAEEIRVLLNYIKEELSWNNFLIELFKQFSKYEIHKLKPLHYNKENVNEANKSSLSTVLENSVMLFYKNLNPYFNILELSGDKKKDINNIVHITLYKNDITCDENGKLKITGFFTKFSLIINKTIIKEYCGDKTLKVIVILAIHTVFIDVNINDEDYSGIDIMIAAPRCEVIGKRIINVNGKAAGPQLFSKAKDGEKYGDGGDHGITGSPGENGGNILIITTHIINAGNLMIKADGGDGGPGQDGGDGKDGKDGIEGYEKYTLKNYPREDNDNIFWGKGFREFPLKYSSWNKIDFPQFPISTTGDIENLCYGDIKLYIQLGECGTPGGIGGNGGAGGIGGHGGKVAMVLGENDITEFSISNNNGKHGLSGRYGNGGLHGKTGKSVTCFKLFLNKVGHGYDSRNNFWQCTNLTDTVIQCPLKDIINNGITINFDKNGPKPKEPKVYNFYNDLQNYISSLKEYENNKFLKKYSKLLQNHINENTKFINNVWIFQADVPE, from the exons tataccAGAAGAAATAGTTCCAACAGCAGTTAGTAATGTAGCAATGTACATTCTACAAAATAGGACTGATTCAATAAATGTAACTGAGATTGTAGAACCAGCAGAAACAAACACTACATTTGATGTTGATGATAATTAT GAGAATGAAGGTAAAACAACACAGAATGATAACTGGGACTGTGCTGaggatgaaatagaaaaaaaacaaaatctaattctAATGAATGGAATGATGAAAATAGGTGAAGAGGAAATCTCTAAACAATCgcaaaacaaaatcaaagaaaCGATATTAGTTCTGGGTGATGCAGGAGCTGGTAAaacaacatttgtacaatttatGGCAGGAGATAATACAAAGTTGATATCAAAGGAAATAGGGCTTGAATCGGGTCAATTTATGATTGAGGATGGGCTCAAAATAGGAACATCAGCAACAGAATCATTAACATTATATCCAGAACAAGTTGTTGATAACTCAGGCTATTCTTTCACAGATACACCAGGTTTTAGTGACACAAGAAGTCCAGCACACGAAGTAGTTGCAACTTAcaccatgaaaaaatatttgaataatattgaaaatataaaaatagtactaTTGATAACATACAGTTCTGTAGTTCAAACCTTATATAAAGATCACTTTCTTAATCTGCTTCgaaatttgaatacttttatCAATGATActgatttatatgtaaataatatagtgTTAATTGCAACTAAAGTTCCAAATATGTATAAAGTAACGAGTACAGGTGCAACTCTAATTTCAGATAAAACAGTAATACAAAACATCAAAGAGTATATGTCTGAAGTAAAAAGATCCTTACTTAACAAAATACTCAATTCTCAAGACTCTAAGGAAGAAAGATTTGCattaaatgctataaaaattattaactgtttacACGAAACTGATGAaaatggtaattacaaaaaaattaatatatttaggcAGCCAGCAGAGTCTGGTGTAATATCAGAATTAGAAAGCtgtcaagaaaacaaaaaatcacttcaaaaaactgtttttaacattaattatacaaaaatatcaaCTGATAACATCGGCTACACATTATCACATggtgcaaaaaattatttacactgtTTGTTATGGTACATTAATGAAGATATTTCAGAAATGTCATCTTATATATTTCagtcaataaagaattattataaaacacaaatagATAGTTTTGATGATATATTTGAATTGTATACATACACTGATAATGTatacaaaaaggtaaaattaataaaaaactatttaaaggaATCAAATGATTATAAACATTATACAACATTAAttgaagaatttattataaatgaaaatattacatttcagaacactgaaaaaaatacaacttttgaaataaatgaatacataagTAATGTTcaacaatttacaaatattaaaccaATTCTATCTACGATTAAATGGGCTGAAGAAATAAGAGTACTcttgaattatataaaagaagAGTTATCATGGAATAATTTTCTGATAGAACTATTTAAACAGTTTTCTAAATAtgaaatccataaattaaaaccattacactacaataaagaaaatgtaaacgAAGCAAATAAATCAAGTTTAAGTACTGTACTTGAAAATTCAGTAatgttgttttacaaaaatttaaatccatattttaacattttagaatTGAGCGGTGATAAAAAAAAGGACATCAATAATATTGTTCATATAacgttatataaaaatgatataacctgtgatgaaaatggtaaactaaaaattacaggattttttacaaaatttagtttgataattaataaaactataataaaggaGTACTGTGgagataaaactttaaaagttatagttattcttgcaattcaTACAGTATTTATTGATGTTAATATTAACGACGAAGATTATAGTGGTATTGATATAATGATAGCTGCACCTAGGTGTGAGGTTATTGGAAAacgaataataaatgtaaatggtaAAGCAGCTGGACCGCAATTGTTTTCTAAAGCCAAAGATGGGGAAAAATATGGTGATGGTGGTGATCATGGTATTACAGGGTCACCTGGAGAAAATGgtggaaatatattaattattacaacacACATTATAAATGCTGGTAATCTTATGATAAAAGCAGATGGTGGTGACGGTGGACCAGGACAAGATGGAGGGGATGGAAAAGATGGAAAAGACGGTATTGAAGGCTATGAAAAgtatacgttgaaaaattatcCAAGGGAAGACAATGACAATATATTCTGGGGAAAAGGTTTTagagaatttcctttaaaatacagTTCATGGAATAAGATTGACTTTCCACAATTTCCAATCTCAACGACTGGTGACATTGAAAACCTTTGCTATggagatattaaattatatatacagctAGGTGAATGCGGAACTCCTGGTGGAATAGGTGGAAATGGAGGTGCAGGAGGAATAGGTGGACATGGTGGTAAAGTAGCAATGGTGTTGGGTGAAAATGATATAAcagaattttcaatttcaaataataatggtaaacaCGGTTTAAGTGGTAGATATGGAAATGGTGGTTTACATGGTAAAACTGGAAAGTCTGTGActtgctttaaattatttttaaacaaagtaggTCATGGGTATGactcaagaaataatttttggcaATGTACAAATTTAACTGATACAGTTATACAATGCCCTTTAAAggatataattaataatggaattacaataaattttgataaaaatggaCCAAAACCAAAGGAAccaaaagtatataatttttataacgatCTTCAAAATTACATATCATcattaaaagaatatgaaaataataaattcttaaaaaaatactcaaaattacttcaaaatcatattaatgaaaatacaaagtTTATAAACAATGTTTGGATATTTCAAGCAGATGttccagaataa
- the LOC142323715 gene encoding uncharacterized protein LOC142323715 isoform X3 — translation MYILQNRTDSINVTEIVEPAETNTTFDVDDNYLQENEGKTTQNDNWDCAEDEIEKKQNLILMNGMMKIGEEEISKQSQNKIKETILVLGDAGAGKTTFVQFMAGDNTKLISKEIGLESGQFMIEDGLKIGTSATESLTLYPEQVVDNSGYSFTDTPGFSDTRSPAHEVVATYTMKKYLNNIENIKIVLLITYSSVVQTLYKDHFLNLLRNLNTFINDTDLYVNNIVLIATKVPNMYKVTSTGATLISDKTVIQNIKEYMSEVKRSLLNKILNSQDSKEERFALNAIKIINCLHETDENGNYKKINIFRQPAESGVISELESCQENKKSLQKTVFNINYTKISTDNIGYTLSHGAKNYLHCLLWYINEDISEMSSYIFQSIKNYYKTQIDSFDDIFELYTYTDNVYKKVKLIKNYLKESNDYKHYTTLIEEFIINENITFQNTEKNTTFEINEYISNVQQFTNIKPILSTIKWAEEIRVLLNYIKEELSWNNFLIELFKQFSKYEIHKLKPLHYNKENVNEANKSSLSTVLENSVMLFYKNLNPYFNILELSGDKKKDINNIVHITLYKNDITCDENGKLKITGFFTKFSLIINKTIIKEYCGDKTLKVIVILAIHTVFIDVNINDEDYSGIDIMIAAPRCEVIGKRIINVNGKAAGPQLFSKAKDGEKYGDGGDHGITGSPGENGGNILIITTHIINAGNLMIKADGGDGGPGQDGGDGKDGKDGIEGYEKYTLKNYPREDNDNIFWGKGFREFPLKYSSWNKIDFPQFPISTTGDIENLCYGDIKLYIQLGECGTPGGIGGNGGAGGIGGHGGKVAMVLGENDITEFSISNNNGKHGLSGRYGNGGLHGKTGKSVTCFKLFLNKVGHGYDSRNNFWQCTNLTDTVIQCPLKDIINNGITINFDKNGPKPKEPKVYNFYNDLQNYISSLKEYENNKFLKKYSKLLQNHINENTKFINNVWIFQADVPE, via the exons ATGTACATTCTACAAAATAGGACTGATTCAATAAATGTAACTGAGATTGTAGAACCAGCAGAAACAAACACTACATTTGATGTTGATGATAATTAT TTACAGGAGAATGAAGGTAAAACAACACAGAATGATAACTGGGACTGTGCTGaggatgaaatagaaaaaaaacaaaatctaattctAATGAATGGAATGATGAAAATAGGTGAAGAGGAAATCTCTAAACAATCgcaaaacaaaatcaaagaaaCGATATTAGTTCTGGGTGATGCAGGAGCTGGTAAaacaacatttgtacaatttatGGCAGGAGATAATACAAAGTTGATATCAAAGGAAATAGGGCTTGAATCGGGTCAATTTATGATTGAGGATGGGCTCAAAATAGGAACATCAGCAACAGAATCATTAACATTATATCCAGAACAAGTTGTTGATAACTCAGGCTATTCTTTCACAGATACACCAGGTTTTAGTGACACAAGAAGTCCAGCACACGAAGTAGTTGCAACTTAcaccatgaaaaaatatttgaataatattgaaaatataaaaatagtactaTTGATAACATACAGTTCTGTAGTTCAAACCTTATATAAAGATCACTTTCTTAATCTGCTTCgaaatttgaatacttttatCAATGATActgatttatatgtaaataatatagtgTTAATTGCAACTAAAGTTCCAAATATGTATAAAGTAACGAGTACAGGTGCAACTCTAATTTCAGATAAAACAGTAATACAAAACATCAAAGAGTATATGTCTGAAGTAAAAAGATCCTTACTTAACAAAATACTCAATTCTCAAGACTCTAAGGAAGAAAGATTTGCattaaatgctataaaaattattaactgtttacACGAAACTGATGAaaatggtaattacaaaaaaattaatatatttaggcAGCCAGCAGAGTCTGGTGTAATATCAGAATTAGAAAGCtgtcaagaaaacaaaaaatcacttcaaaaaactgtttttaacattaattatacaaaaatatcaaCTGATAACATCGGCTACACATTATCACATggtgcaaaaaattatttacactgtTTGTTATGGTACATTAATGAAGATATTTCAGAAATGTCATCTTATATATTTCagtcaataaagaattattataaaacacaaatagATAGTTTTGATGATATATTTGAATTGTATACATACACTGATAATGTatacaaaaaggtaaaattaataaaaaactatttaaaggaATCAAATGATTATAAACATTATACAACATTAAttgaagaatttattataaatgaaaatattacatttcagaacactgaaaaaaatacaacttttgaaataaatgaatacataagTAATGTTcaacaatttacaaatattaaaccaATTCTATCTACGATTAAATGGGCTGAAGAAATAAGAGTACTcttgaattatataaaagaagAGTTATCATGGAATAATTTTCTGATAGAACTATTTAAACAGTTTTCTAAATAtgaaatccataaattaaaaccattacactacaataaagaaaatgtaaacgAAGCAAATAAATCAAGTTTAAGTACTGTACTTGAAAATTCAGTAatgttgttttacaaaaatttaaatccatattttaacattttagaatTGAGCGGTGATAAAAAAAAGGACATCAATAATATTGTTCATATAacgttatataaaaatgatataacctgtgatgaaaatggtaaactaaaaattacaggattttttacaaaatttagtttgataattaataaaactataataaaggaGTACTGTGgagataaaactttaaaagttatagttattcttgcaattcaTACAGTATTTATTGATGTTAATATTAACGACGAAGATTATAGTGGTATTGATATAATGATAGCTGCACCTAGGTGTGAGGTTATTGGAAAacgaataataaatgtaaatggtaAAGCAGCTGGACCGCAATTGTTTTCTAAAGCCAAAGATGGGGAAAAATATGGTGATGGTGGTGATCATGGTATTACAGGGTCACCTGGAGAAAATGgtggaaatatattaattattacaacacACATTATAAATGCTGGTAATCTTATGATAAAAGCAGATGGTGGTGACGGTGGACCAGGACAAGATGGAGGGGATGGAAAAGATGGAAAAGACGGTATTGAAGGCTATGAAAAgtatacgttgaaaaattatcCAAGGGAAGACAATGACAATATATTCTGGGGAAAAGGTTTTagagaatttcctttaaaatacagTTCATGGAATAAGATTGACTTTCCACAATTTCCAATCTCAACGACTGGTGACATTGAAAACCTTTGCTATggagatattaaattatatatacagctAGGTGAATGCGGAACTCCTGGTGGAATAGGTGGAAATGGAGGTGCAGGAGGAATAGGTGGACATGGTGGTAAAGTAGCAATGGTGTTGGGTGAAAATGATATAAcagaattttcaatttcaaataataatggtaaacaCGGTTTAAGTGGTAGATATGGAAATGGTGGTTTACATGGTAAAACTGGAAAGTCTGTGActtgctttaaattatttttaaacaaagtaggTCATGGGTATGactcaagaaataatttttggcaATGTACAAATTTAACTGATACAGTTATACAATGCCCTTTAAAggatataattaataatggaattacaataaattttgataaaaatggaCCAAAACCAAAGGAAccaaaagtatataatttttataacgatCTTCAAAATTACATATCATcattaaaagaatatgaaaataataaattcttaaaaaaatactcaaaattacttcaaaatcatattaatgaaaatacaaagtTTATAAACAATGTTTGGATATTTCAAGCAGATGttccagaataa
- the LOC142323715 gene encoding uncharacterized protein LOC142323715 isoform X1: protein MILIFLILTWFSSVNSIPEEIVPTAVSNVAMYILQNRTDSINVTEIVEPAETNTTFDVDDNYLQENEGKTTQNDNWDCAEDEIEKKQNLILMNGMMKIGEEEISKQSQNKIKETILVLGDAGAGKTTFVQFMAGDNTKLISKEIGLESGQFMIEDGLKIGTSATESLTLYPEQVVDNSGYSFTDTPGFSDTRSPAHEVVATYTMKKYLNNIENIKIVLLITYSSVVQTLYKDHFLNLLRNLNTFINDTDLYVNNIVLIATKVPNMYKVTSTGATLISDKTVIQNIKEYMSEVKRSLLNKILNSQDSKEERFALNAIKIINCLHETDENGNYKKINIFRQPAESGVISELESCQENKKSLQKTVFNINYTKISTDNIGYTLSHGAKNYLHCLLWYINEDISEMSSYIFQSIKNYYKTQIDSFDDIFELYTYTDNVYKKVKLIKNYLKESNDYKHYTTLIEEFIINENITFQNTEKNTTFEINEYISNVQQFTNIKPILSTIKWAEEIRVLLNYIKEELSWNNFLIELFKQFSKYEIHKLKPLHYNKENVNEANKSSLSTVLENSVMLFYKNLNPYFNILELSGDKKKDINNIVHITLYKNDITCDENGKLKITGFFTKFSLIINKTIIKEYCGDKTLKVIVILAIHTVFIDVNINDEDYSGIDIMIAAPRCEVIGKRIINVNGKAAGPQLFSKAKDGEKYGDGGDHGITGSPGENGGNILIITTHIINAGNLMIKADGGDGGPGQDGGDGKDGKDGIEGYEKYTLKNYPREDNDNIFWGKGFREFPLKYSSWNKIDFPQFPISTTGDIENLCYGDIKLYIQLGECGTPGGIGGNGGAGGIGGHGGKVAMVLGENDITEFSISNNNGKHGLSGRYGNGGLHGKTGKSVTCFKLFLNKVGHGYDSRNNFWQCTNLTDTVIQCPLKDIINNGITINFDKNGPKPKEPKVYNFYNDLQNYISSLKEYENNKFLKKYSKLLQNHINENTKFINNVWIFQADVPE from the exons tataccAGAAGAAATAGTTCCAACAGCAGTTAGTAATGTAGCAATGTACATTCTACAAAATAGGACTGATTCAATAAATGTAACTGAGATTGTAGAACCAGCAGAAACAAACACTACATTTGATGTTGATGATAATTAT TTACAGGAGAATGAAGGTAAAACAACACAGAATGATAACTGGGACTGTGCTGaggatgaaatagaaaaaaaacaaaatctaattctAATGAATGGAATGATGAAAATAGGTGAAGAGGAAATCTCTAAACAATCgcaaaacaaaatcaaagaaaCGATATTAGTTCTGGGTGATGCAGGAGCTGGTAAaacaacatttgtacaatttatGGCAGGAGATAATACAAAGTTGATATCAAAGGAAATAGGGCTTGAATCGGGTCAATTTATGATTGAGGATGGGCTCAAAATAGGAACATCAGCAACAGAATCATTAACATTATATCCAGAACAAGTTGTTGATAACTCAGGCTATTCTTTCACAGATACACCAGGTTTTAGTGACACAAGAAGTCCAGCACACGAAGTAGTTGCAACTTAcaccatgaaaaaatatttgaataatattgaaaatataaaaatagtactaTTGATAACATACAGTTCTGTAGTTCAAACCTTATATAAAGATCACTTTCTTAATCTGCTTCgaaatttgaatacttttatCAATGATActgatttatatgtaaataatatagtgTTAATTGCAACTAAAGTTCCAAATATGTATAAAGTAACGAGTACAGGTGCAACTCTAATTTCAGATAAAACAGTAATACAAAACATCAAAGAGTATATGTCTGAAGTAAAAAGATCCTTACTTAACAAAATACTCAATTCTCAAGACTCTAAGGAAGAAAGATTTGCattaaatgctataaaaattattaactgtttacACGAAACTGATGAaaatggtaattacaaaaaaattaatatatttaggcAGCCAGCAGAGTCTGGTGTAATATCAGAATTAGAAAGCtgtcaagaaaacaaaaaatcacttcaaaaaactgtttttaacattaattatacaaaaatatcaaCTGATAACATCGGCTACACATTATCACATggtgcaaaaaattatttacactgtTTGTTATGGTACATTAATGAAGATATTTCAGAAATGTCATCTTATATATTTCagtcaataaagaattattataaaacacaaatagATAGTTTTGATGATATATTTGAATTGTATACATACACTGATAATGTatacaaaaaggtaaaattaataaaaaactatttaaaggaATCAAATGATTATAAACATTATACAACATTAAttgaagaatttattataaatgaaaatattacatttcagaacactgaaaaaaatacaacttttgaaataaatgaatacataagTAATGTTcaacaatttacaaatattaaaccaATTCTATCTACGATTAAATGGGCTGAAGAAATAAGAGTACTcttgaattatataaaagaagAGTTATCATGGAATAATTTTCTGATAGAACTATTTAAACAGTTTTCTAAATAtgaaatccataaattaaaaccattacactacaataaagaaaatgtaaacgAAGCAAATAAATCAAGTTTAAGTACTGTACTTGAAAATTCAGTAatgttgttttacaaaaatttaaatccatattttaacattttagaatTGAGCGGTGATAAAAAAAAGGACATCAATAATATTGTTCATATAacgttatataaaaatgatataacctgtgatgaaaatggtaaactaaaaattacaggattttttacaaaatttagtttgataattaataaaactataataaaggaGTACTGTGgagataaaactttaaaagttatagttattcttgcaattcaTACAGTATTTATTGATGTTAATATTAACGACGAAGATTATAGTGGTATTGATATAATGATAGCTGCACCTAGGTGTGAGGTTATTGGAAAacgaataataaatgtaaatggtaAAGCAGCTGGACCGCAATTGTTTTCTAAAGCCAAAGATGGGGAAAAATATGGTGATGGTGGTGATCATGGTATTACAGGGTCACCTGGAGAAAATGgtggaaatatattaattattacaacacACATTATAAATGCTGGTAATCTTATGATAAAAGCAGATGGTGGTGACGGTGGACCAGGACAAGATGGAGGGGATGGAAAAGATGGAAAAGACGGTATTGAAGGCTATGAAAAgtatacgttgaaaaattatcCAAGGGAAGACAATGACAATATATTCTGGGGAAAAGGTTTTagagaatttcctttaaaatacagTTCATGGAATAAGATTGACTTTCCACAATTTCCAATCTCAACGACTGGTGACATTGAAAACCTTTGCTATggagatattaaattatatatacagctAGGTGAATGCGGAACTCCTGGTGGAATAGGTGGAAATGGAGGTGCAGGAGGAATAGGTGGACATGGTGGTAAAGTAGCAATGGTGTTGGGTGAAAATGATATAAcagaattttcaatttcaaataataatggtaaacaCGGTTTAAGTGGTAGATATGGAAATGGTGGTTTACATGGTAAAACTGGAAAGTCTGTGActtgctttaaattatttttaaacaaagtaggTCATGGGTATGactcaagaaataatttttggcaATGTACAAATTTAACTGATACAGTTATACAATGCCCTTTAAAggatataattaataatggaattacaataaattttgataaaaatggaCCAAAACCAAAGGAAccaaaagtatataatttttataacgatCTTCAAAATTACATATCATcattaaaagaatatgaaaataataaattcttaaaaaaatactcaaaattacttcaaaatcatattaatgaaaatacaaagtTTATAAACAATGTTTGGATATTTCAAGCAGATGttccagaataa